A genomic segment from Saprospiraceae bacterium encodes:
- a CDS encoding RecQ family ATP-dependent DNA helicase, translated as MNSIAFIDTEIEPKSRKILDLGSVKEDGSAFHNTSLTAFIQFLKGVQFICGHNIFNHDIKYLRKTLTDGGVNTANIIDTLFLSPLLFPTKPYHALLKDDKLQSEDTNNPLNDSIKAKNLFHDEIAAFKHADETLKQIFYLLLHDQKEFASFFQFIGYASVSRDLEKLIRQKFENEICEQIDLTSMISAYPIELAYSLSLVHSFIHHKKIHSITPPWVLKNYPEVEQIMLRLRNKPCLSGCAYCNNALDIHKGLKRFFGFDSYRTYGSEPLQEKAVKAAVDNKSILAVFPTGGGKSITFQVPALMSGESVKGLTVVISPLQSLMKDQVDNLEKNGIIEAVTINGLLDPIERAKSLERVEDGSASLLYISPESLRSRTIERLILGRKIVRFVVDEAHCFSSWGQDFRVDYLYIGDFIRSIQEKKNLEEAIPVSCFTATAKQKVIEDIRDYFKEKLSLDLECYTSKASRTNLQYKVFEKGNEEEKYQAARDLIEEKNCPTIIYVSRTRKAYLLAERLVNDGFNAKPYHGKMDKQEKSQNQDAFTKGETQIMVATSAFGMGVDKKDVGMVIHYEISDSLENYVQEAGRAGRDENLFADCFVLFNEEDLSKHFILLNQTKLSIKEVQQIWKAIKEITRFRSTVSNSALEIARKAGWDDNVLEIETRVTTAIAALEDAGYLKRGQNMPRVFANSILSKNAQEAIEKIHASERFEERQKEKGVRIIKKLFSSKSRKQSTEDSAGSQIDYISDHLGIVKEEVINIVNLLREEKILADAKDLTAFIKKGENKNRSLNIVEAFSKIENFLLPLFEEQEKTFHLKELNEEAEAKGCENSSISKLKNIINFWAIRQWIKRQHLEYSKNHVVVLSLYPKAALKEKMERRHELSRFIVEFLFEKSNLNVSAEEEGSEEVLVEFSVHELKTAYEYSANLFKLDISIDDIEDTLFYLSRIDAIKIEGGFLVLYNRLTIERVEQDNKKRYTKDDYQKLNQFYENRVQQIHIVGEYAKKMIIDYKDALQFVEDYFQLNYTSFLKKYFPGSKADDLKLKMTPSKFRQLFGELSPTQLSIIKDNETKYIVVAAGPGSGKTRVLVHKLASLLLMEDVKHEQLLMVTFSRAAATEFKKRLLKLIGNAANYIEIKTFHSYCFDLLGKVGNLEKAGEVLKKAIEKIQNKEVEVSQITKTVLVIDEAQDMDEDEFKLINALMAQNEEMRVIAVGDDDQNIYEFRGASSKFLEQFIQVNKATKHELVENYRSKSNLVDFTNQFVKGIRQRLKNTPIIPKQTDNGKIKLVRYQSSNLITPLVHDILTTGLTGSTCVLTKTNEEALQIAGLLLKNGMQAKLIQTNDGFNLYNLSEIRFFLSQLDLTDDVFIISDDIWANAKRELIHKFRNSTSLDVCNNLIKDFEATNPKKKYKSDLEVFIRESKLEDFFSENGETIFVSTIHKAKGKEFDNVFLMLENFNAAIDQNKRQLYVAMTRAKQHLTVHLNSNFLDNFSAEHLERVEDSEIYLPPNELVMHLSYKDVWLDYFLNRQHFLSQLASGDVLTLNGQECLNSKGQSVLKFSKQFLKQMESIKQRNYELKSAKVNFVVYWLKEGSEQEVKIILPELYFEKQQHEGG; from the coding sequence ATGAATTCCATTGCATTCATTGATACCGAGATTGAGCCGAAGAGCCGAAAAATTCTTGACCTAGGAAGTGTCAAGGAAGATGGCAGTGCTTTTCACAACACTTCGCTTACAGCGTTTATCCAGTTTCTCAAGGGGGTACAATTCATTTGCGGACACAATATTTTTAATCACGATATAAAATACCTGCGTAAAACACTCACTGATGGGGGGGTAAACACAGCCAACATCATTGACACGTTGTTTCTTTCTCCCCTGCTTTTTCCGACTAAACCCTATCATGCTTTATTAAAAGACGACAAGCTACAATCGGAAGATACGAACAATCCTTTGAATGATTCCATCAAAGCGAAAAACCTGTTCCATGACGAAATTGCTGCCTTTAAACATGCTGACGAAACGCTAAAACAAATTTTCTATTTGCTGCTGCATGATCAAAAGGAGTTCGCCTCCTTTTTTCAATTCATCGGATACGCGAGCGTCAGTAGAGACCTTGAAAAATTGATTCGACAAAAGTTTGAAAATGAAATTTGTGAGCAAATTGATTTAACCAGCATGATTTCAGCGTACCCGATTGAACTTGCTTACAGTTTATCCCTCGTTCACTCTTTCATTCACCACAAGAAAATTCACTCCATCACTCCGCCCTGGGTGCTGAAAAATTATCCGGAAGTTGAACAGATCATGCTTCGTTTACGAAACAAACCTTGCCTAAGTGGTTGTGCCTATTGCAACAACGCATTAGACATTCACAAAGGGTTAAAAAGGTTTTTCGGCTTTGATTCCTACAGAACCTATGGAAGTGAGCCCTTGCAGGAGAAGGCAGTTAAAGCAGCGGTTGATAACAAATCAATACTAGCCGTTTTCCCTACGGGCGGAGGAAAGTCAATCACCTTTCAAGTTCCTGCTTTGATGAGTGGCGAAAGTGTAAAAGGTTTGACGGTTGTCATTTCTCCCTTACAGTCTTTAATGAAAGACCAAGTTGACAATCTTGAAAAAAATGGAATTATTGAAGCCGTAACCATCAATGGCTTGCTGGACCCAATTGAAAGAGCAAAATCACTTGAAAGAGTGGAAGATGGTTCAGCATCTCTGCTCTATATCTCACCGGAATCCTTGCGGTCACGAACAATTGAACGATTGATTTTAGGAAGAAAGATTGTTCGTTTTGTTGTTGACGAAGCACACTGTTTTTCTTCATGGGGACAAGATTTCAGGGTAGATTATCTATACATCGGCGATTTTATCAGGTCAATTCAGGAAAAGAAAAACCTTGAAGAGGCTATTCCTGTATCGTGTTTTACCGCAACGGCAAAGCAAAAAGTCATTGAAGATATTCGGGATTACTTCAAAGAAAAACTCTCGCTTGACCTTGAATGCTACACTTCAAAAGCATCAAGAACAAATCTTCAATACAAAGTTTTTGAAAAAGGAAACGAAGAAGAAAAGTACCAGGCAGCGAGAGACTTGATTGAAGAGAAAAACTGCCCGACAATCATTTATGTGTCCAGAACGAGAAAGGCCTATCTGCTTGCAGAGCGATTGGTCAATGATGGTTTTAATGCTAAACCATATCATGGGAAGATGGACAAACAGGAGAAGTCTCAAAATCAAGATGCATTCACCAAGGGTGAAACCCAAATCATGGTAGCGACATCTGCTTTCGGAATGGGAGTGGACAAAAAGGATGTTGGCATGGTCATTCACTATGAGATTTCTGATTCCTTGGAAAACTATGTTCAAGAAGCGGGCAGAGCAGGACGAGATGAAAATCTTTTTGCAGATTGTTTTGTGTTGTTTAACGAGGAAGACTTGAGTAAACATTTCATTTTGCTGAATCAAACCAAGCTTTCAATTAAGGAGGTTCAGCAAATTTGGAAAGCGATAAAGGAGATTACACGCTTTCGTTCTACTGTTTCAAATTCTGCCTTGGAGATTGCCCGGAAAGCGGGTTGGGATGATAATGTTTTGGAGATTGAAACAAGGGTAACCACCGCTATTGCTGCCTTGGAGGATGCTGGTTATCTGAAGCGAGGCCAAAACATGCCAAGGGTTTTTGCCAACAGTATCCTTTCCAAGAATGCCCAAGAAGCTATTGAAAAGATTCATGCTTCTGAAAGGTTTGAGGAGCGGCAGAAAGAAAAGGGAGTCCGAATTATCAAGAAACTTTTTTCGAGTAAAAGCAGAAAACAATCAACGGAAGATTCGGCTGGATCACAGATAGATTACATCAGCGACCATTTGGGAATAGTAAAGGAAGAAGTGATAAACATCGTAAACCTGCTGCGTGAGGAAAAGATTTTGGCCGATGCAAAAGATTTAACAGCCTTCATCAAGAAGGGAGAAAATAAAAATCGTTCGCTCAACATCGTTGAAGCATTCAGTAAGATCGAAAATTTTTTACTCCCCCTATTCGAAGAACAAGAAAAGACATTTCACCTCAAGGAACTCAACGAAGAAGCCGAAGCGAAAGGTTGTGAAAATAGCAGCATCAGCAAGCTTAAAAACATCATCAATTTTTGGGCGATCAGGCAGTGGATCAAGCGGCAGCATCTCGAATACTCAAAAAATCATGTTGTGGTGCTCTCCCTTTATCCTAAAGCAGCGCTGAAAGAAAAAATGGAAAGGCGACATGAGTTATCAAGATTCATTGTTGAATTCCTCTTTGAAAAAAGTAACCTGAATGTTTCAGCCGAAGAGGAGGGGAGTGAAGAAGTGTTGGTGGAGTTTTCCGTTCATGAATTGAAAACTGCTTATGAGTACAGCGCAAATCTCTTTAAGTTAGACATCAGTATTGACGACATAGAAGACACCCTCTTTTATCTTTCAAGAATTGATGCCATCAAAATTGAAGGCGGTTTCCTGGTTTTATATAACCGATTGACTATTGAACGAGTTGAACAGGACAACAAAAAACGGTATACTAAGGATGATTATCAGAAACTAAATCAGTTCTACGAAAACAGGGTTCAACAAATTCACATTGTGGGTGAGTACGCAAAGAAGATGATCATCGACTACAAGGATGCTTTGCAGTTTGTGGAAGACTACTTCCAATTAAATTACACTTCCTTTCTTAAAAAATATTTTCCCGGAAGTAAAGCGGATGACCTCAAACTTAAGATGACCCCAAGCAAGTTCAGGCAACTTTTCGGAGAACTATCGCCTACACAGTTGAGCATCATCAAGGACAATGAAACAAAATACATTGTTGTAGCTGCTGGGCCTGGCAGCGGAAAAACCAGGGTGTTGGTTCACAAACTTGCATCGTTGCTTCTGATGGAAGATGTCAAGCACGAACAGTTGCTCATGGTTACTTTTTCAAGGGCAGCAGCAACGGAATTCAAGAAGCGATTGCTCAAACTTATTGGCAACGCAGCTAACTATATTGAGATAAAAACCTTTCACTCCTATTGCTTTGACCTGTTAGGTAAAGTTGGAAACTTGGAAAAGGCGGGTGAGGTTTTAAAAAAGGCAATTGAAAAAATCCAAAACAAAGAAGTTGAAGTCAGCCAAATTACGAAAACTGTTTTGGTGATTGACGAAGCACAGGACATGGACGAAGATGAATTCAAACTGATAAATGCTTTGATGGCACAAAACGAAGAAATGAGGGTGATTGCGGTGGGTGATGACGACCAAAATATTTATGAATTTAGAGGGGCAAGCTCAAAATTCCTTGAACAGTTTATTCAGGTGAACAAAGCTACCAAACATGAATTGGTTGAGAATTATAGAAGCAAAAGCAACCTGGTTGATTTTACCAATCAATTTGTGAAAGGGATTAGGCAGCGTTTGAAAAACACGCCAATAATTCCAAAACAGACCGACAATGGAAAGATAAAGTTGGTTCGTTATCAAAGCAGCAACCTCATCACTCCACTCGTACATGATATACTCACGACCGGACTCACTGGAAGCACCTGTGTGCTCACAAAGACAAATGAAGAGGCACTACAAATTGCAGGATTGCTATTGAAAAACGGGATGCAGGCGAAGCTGATTCAGACAAATGATGGGTTTAACCTGTATAATCTATCTGAAATTAGATTCTTTTTGAGCCAATTGGATTTAACGGATGATGTTTTCATAATCAGCGATGATATTTGGGCAAATGCGAAACGGGAACTTATTCATAAGTTTCGCAACAGTACTAGTTTGGACGTGTGCAACAACCTTATCAAAGATTTTGAAGCGACTAATCCAAAGAAGAAATACAAATCCGATTTGGAGGTTTTTATTCGTGAATCCAAGTTGGAAGATTTTTTCAGTGAAAATGGGGAAACCATTTTCGTTTCAACCATTCATAAAGCGAAGGGAAAGGAGTTTGACAATGTCTTCCTGATGCTTGAAAATTTCAACGCGGCAATAGACCAAAACAAGCGACAATTGTATGTCGCCATGACAAGAGCAAAGCAGCATTTGACAGTTCATCTTAATTCAAACTTTCTTGATAACTTTTCAGCTGAGCATTTAGAACGCGTAGAGGACAGCGAAATTTACCTTCCGCCAAATGAGTTGGTCATGCACCTGAGTTACAAAGATGTTTGGCTTGATTACTTCTTAAACCGACAGCATTTCCTTTCTCAACTTGCAAGTGGAGATGTTTTGACTTTGAATGGTCAGGAATGTTTGAACTCAAAAGGACAATCAGTTTTGAAATTTTCAAAGCAGTTTCTAAAACAAATGGAATCAATCAAGCAAAGAAATTATGAACTGAAAAGCGCAAAAGTTAACTTCGTTGTTTATTGGTTGAAAGAAGGATCAGAACAAGAAGTGAAAATTATTTTGCCAGAACTTTACTTTGAAAAGCAACAGCATGAAGGGGGATAA
- a CDS encoding DUF2200 domain-containing protein, which yields MDKVSKHDERIAKMTFSSVYPHYLTKVEKKGRTKAELHQVIEWLTGFDEKKLQKLIEEKATFESFFQQATLNPNAHLITGVICGYRVEEIENPLTQQTRYLDKLVDELAKGRKMEKILRIA from the coding sequence ATGGACAAGGTCAGTAAACATGATGAGCGTATTGCAAAAATGACTTTTTCATCGGTATATCCTCACTATCTTACAAAAGTGGAGAAAAAAGGTAGAACGAAGGCCGAATTACATCAAGTCATTGAGTGGTTAACCGGTTTTGATGAAAAAAAACTACAAAAACTCATAGAAGAAAAAGCGACTTTTGAATCATTCTTTCAGCAGGCTACCTTAAACCCCAATGCTCACCTAATTACGGGTGTAATTTGTGGTTATCGAGTCGAAGAAATCGAAAACCCTTTGACACAGCAGACTAGGTACTTAGACAAATTAGTGGATGAATTGGCGAAAGGGCGGAAGATGGAGAAGATTTTGCGCATTGCGTAG
- a CDS encoding SPASM domain-containing protein — MFKKIYLEISNICNVQCSFCPVVEKDKQLMDPAEFEAILIQVAPLTEIICLHLMGEPLAHPKFLQLLGICEKYNTQIDLTTNGILINRYKEHIINASCIRQVNFSLQAFKDNFPNRDINPYLLPIFEFVKSAHDQRPALYTNFRLWNQASRDADNEDIFVAIESYFNLTINRNIEVGAIKSKNIWNRLYLHFDSRFEWPSFLLPHQGTRGRCHGAVNHIGIHADGAVVPCCLDKNAAIKLGNVKEQSLNDIIKSDRFINMRNGFLNGVLVEKFCQHCTFINRFNKTGNKITGSTEQHNAPFQTSAETNKNEKIQV; from the coding sequence ATGTTCAAAAAAATCTACCTGGAAATATCGAATATCTGCAATGTGCAGTGTTCATTTTGTCCAGTGGTCGAAAAAGACAAGCAATTAATGGATCCTGCGGAATTTGAGGCCATCCTTATACAGGTGGCTCCATTAACTGAAATTATCTGTTTACATTTAATGGGGGAACCACTTGCGCATCCAAAGTTTTTACAGCTATTGGGTATCTGCGAAAAATATAATACTCAAATCGACCTAACAACCAATGGAATCCTGATCAATAGATATAAAGAGCACATCATAAACGCCAGCTGTATCCGACAGGTCAACTTCTCCTTGCAAGCCTTCAAAGACAATTTTCCAAATCGCGATATAAATCCATACCTGTTGCCAATATTTGAATTTGTAAAATCGGCTCATGACCAACGACCTGCACTCTACACCAACTTTAGATTGTGGAACCAAGCAAGCCGTGATGCTGATAATGAAGATATATTTGTGGCAATAGAATCCTACTTCAACCTTACCATCAATAGAAACATCGAAGTAGGTGCTATCAAATCCAAAAACATTTGGAATAGACTTTACCTGCATTTTGATTCTCGTTTTGAATGGCCCTCTTTTTTGTTGCCACATCAGGGCACCCGAGGTCGCTGCCATGGTGCTGTCAATCATATTGGCATCCATGCCGATGGTGCCGTTGTCCCTTGTTGTTTAGACAAAAATGCTGCTATCAAATTGGGGAATGTCAAAGAACAATCATTGAATGATATTATCAAAAGCGATAGGTTTATAAACATGAGAAATGGATTTTTAAATGGCGTGTTGGTGGAGAAATTTTGTCAGCATTGTACTTTTATTAACCGATTTAATAAAACAGGAAATAAGATTACGGGCTCCACAGAACAGCATAATGCTCCTTTCCAAACAAGCGCTGAAACAAATAAAAATGAAAAAATACAAGTTTGA
- a CDS encoding copper homeostasis protein CutC has product MKKYKFEVCAFTIQSCLIAQMAGAARVELCDNPIEGGTTPSFGLIKWARNKIDIELFPIIRPRSMNYYYDEDEWQIMLADVAMCKELGCDGISVGVQKLNGEVDADKMKKLVEVAYPMIVASNRVIDAAPDPYIALEVLIDAGCKRVLTSGKAATAPAGVDTLKQLVQQANGRISIMPGAGVNASNIQQLIDATGAHEFHGSARITVSNPVLYNNPAVTDSGNMVVADLQEIQNIVAVLERRNEGR; this is encoded by the coding sequence ATGAAAAAATACAAGTTTGAAGTTTGCGCCTTTACGATACAAAGTTGTTTAATTGCCCAAATGGCCGGCGCTGCCCGAGTGGAACTTTGCGATAATCCGATAGAAGGGGGTACTACGCCATCGTTTGGGTTAATAAAATGGGCAAGAAATAAAATCGACATTGAACTTTTTCCCATCATCAGACCCCGAAGTATGAACTATTATTATGATGAGGATGAATGGCAAATTATGCTAGCGGATGTAGCCATGTGCAAGGAACTCGGTTGTGACGGCATCAGCGTTGGGGTGCAAAAGCTGAATGGGGAAGTAGATGCCGACAAAATGAAAAAACTGGTGGAAGTAGCCTACCCCATGATCGTAGCTAGTAACCGCGTGATCGATGCCGCCCCTGACCCATATATTGCCCTTGAAGTATTGATCGATGCCGGGTGTAAACGAGTGCTGACCTCAGGCAAAGCAGCTACCGCCCCTGCCGGGGTAGATACCTTGAAACAACTCGTACAACAGGCCAATGGCCGGATCAGTATTATGCCAGGAGCTGGGGTAAACGCTAGCAATATTCAGCAATTGATTGATGCCACAGGAGCCCACGAATTTCATGGTTCTGCTCGCATTACGGTAAGTAATCCTGTTTTGTACAACAATCCAGCGGTAACTGATAGCGGAAACATGGTTGTGGCAGACTTGCAAGAAATACAAAACATAGTAGCGGTATTGGAACGGAGGAATGAGGGGCGCTAG
- a CDS encoding T9SS type A sorting domain-containing protein — protein sequence MKKKLLFKLALLLVSFHCLAQPYGGTIFVDSDIIIATDTSALEDVTYIGQANRTIFDRRVNNWITVNAFLFEVAWNDGLSSEAVINPEFGTIELAAAAAEKYGRHIGQLPHCLRIDVDEIWINKGVELFGGGNHSILIHTGQTVLYENEGILEETLVHEASHTSLDAMHAASAGWLAAQNLDGGFISDYAEEFPNREDIAESFLMWLAVRYRKDKISTADFNLITQAIPNRLDYFDEITCNLFPFQRETTTSLNDLDKEENEVVVFPNPTSGFVHLKLKNEDNFQVIVYNSTGGIVQSSHLEANPKIDLSECPNGLYVLAIRKNEALILKRVMKF from the coding sequence ATGAAAAAGAAATTATTATTTAAACTAGCCTTATTGCTTGTTTCCTTCCATTGCCTGGCACAGCCCTATGGGGGGACCATTTTTGTAGATTCGGATATCATTATTGCTACAGATACCTCCGCCTTAGAAGATGTTACCTACATTGGCCAAGCGAATCGGACTATTTTTGACAGAAGGGTAAACAATTGGATCACCGTAAATGCATTTTTGTTTGAAGTTGCCTGGAACGATGGCTTAAGTTCTGAGGCAGTCATTAACCCTGAATTTGGAACGATTGAATTGGCAGCAGCAGCAGCTGAAAAATATGGCCGGCACATAGGACAACTACCACATTGCCTTCGTATTGATGTTGATGAAATCTGGATCAACAAAGGCGTTGAGCTTTTTGGTGGAGGCAATCATTCCATTCTGATTCATACCGGACAAACGGTATTGTATGAAAACGAAGGCATCTTAGAGGAGACTTTAGTGCACGAAGCATCCCATACTTCGCTTGATGCCATGCACGCGGCATCTGCTGGTTGGCTGGCCGCCCAAAACCTGGATGGCGGTTTTATCTCTGATTATGCCGAAGAATTTCCAAACCGGGAAGACATAGCAGAAAGCTTTTTGATGTGGCTGGCCGTTCGCTACCGAAAGGATAAAATTTCCACAGCAGATTTCAACCTGATCACGCAGGCCATTCCTAATAGATTAGATTATTTTGATGAAATAACCTGCAATTTGTTTCCATTTCAGCGTGAAACTACGACCTCGCTAAACGATTTAGATAAAGAAGAAAACGAGGTAGTTGTATTCCCGAACCCTACCAGCGGTTTCGTCCATCTGAAGCTGAAAAATGAAGATAATTTTCAGGTAATTGTCTACAATTCTACCGGGGGAATTGTTCAAAGTAGCCATTTAGAAGCTAACCCCAAAATTGATTTATCTGAATGTCCAAATGGCTTATATGTTTTAGCAATTCGCAAAAATGAAGCGCTAATTCTTAAAAGGGTAATGAAATTTTAG
- a CDS encoding TonB-dependent receptor, with protein sequence MRSKQILAIATLLFSFCANSHAQALVTISGMIKDKQTKTALSYVNVLLKAAIDSSFVSGTITDEEGRFTLSNIKSGEYYMEVSHIGFLTQREPLFVGSLSPFLDVKTIELEEDAVSLEEVVVTGEQSEISSKLDKKTFSLEDNISQSGGSVLQAMQNLPGVTVQDGKVELRGNDKVAVLIDGKQTAITGFGNQKGLDNIPASAIEKIEIINNPSAKYDANGNAGIINIIYKKNKQEGFNGKLGFTTGLGALWVRKENLPSIRPQYTATPKINPSLSLNYRQNKINAFFQGDYLYTETLNRNEFVRRVYDNGDIISQQLKRNRNTHFTTLKSGIDWNINTQNTLTVSGLFGSEKIIDRGDQPFFNDELTERIRLWQFLEDELKTTIMATAAYQHKFKEAGHLLNLGFNYTFHREDEKYFYDNILPATVGTDAFKLLSDEQVYDFNVDYTKPFKYGQIETGVKLRKHIIPTNMLFIPGINSVLDVDAGGDATYNELIPAVYANYLFENKKWEAELGLRMEYVKIDYEVDPNHNTYTSDGYDYVQPFPNMRLTYKASDYNRWSLFFNRRVDRPNEVDIRIFPKYDDAEIIKVGNPALRPQFTSSVELGYKTNWEDGSLYSALYHRFADGTITRLSITVPGSPIIYAIFQNVNKSYNTGLEMVWSQTVSPSYSFNLNLNAYRNQIDAYTVENKYPITNTFSAAQQEIFSGNLKLNNTARLSNKVDLQLTAIYLAPDIIPQGKIKARFSLDLGLKKAIQNGKGELLFNATDLLNTMVIRQEIQGKDFSYTSDNYYETQVLRLVYNYKF encoded by the coding sequence ATGCGTTCAAAACAAATATTGGCAATAGCTACCCTACTGTTTTCCTTTTGTGCAAACAGCCATGCCCAAGCTTTAGTAACCATTTCCGGCATGATAAAAGATAAACAGACTAAAACAGCATTGTCTTATGTGAATGTACTGTTGAAAGCAGCCATAGATAGTAGCTTTGTGAGTGGAACCATCACCGATGAGGAAGGACGGTTTACGCTCTCAAATATCAAATCGGGGGAATATTATATGGAGGTTTCCCATATCGGTTTTCTAACCCAAAGAGAACCCTTATTCGTTGGAAGCCTATCACCGTTTTTGGATGTGAAGACCATTGAATTGGAAGAAGATGCGGTGTCTTTAGAGGAGGTTGTTGTAACGGGCGAACAAAGTGAAATCAGTTCGAAACTGGATAAAAAGACGTTTTCTCTGGAGGATAATATTAGCCAAAGTGGCGGCTCTGTTTTGCAAGCTATGCAAAATTTACCCGGTGTAACGGTCCAAGACGGCAAAGTGGAGCTACGGGGAAACGATAAAGTAGCTGTTTTAATTGATGGAAAACAAACGGCTATCACCGGTTTTGGAAACCAAAAAGGATTGGACAATATTCCTGCTTCGGCAATAGAAAAAATAGAAATCATCAACAACCCTTCGGCAAAATACGATGCCAATGGCAATGCTGGTATTATCAACATCATTTACAAAAAAAACAAACAGGAGGGCTTTAATGGCAAGCTTGGTTTCACCACCGGCCTAGGAGCGCTGTGGGTCAGAAAGGAAAACTTGCCAAGTATCAGGCCGCAATACACGGCGACCCCTAAAATAAACCCGAGCCTGTCCCTCAACTATCGCCAAAATAAGATAAATGCCTTTTTTCAAGGGGATTATTTGTACACGGAAACACTGAACCGAAACGAGTTTGTTCGTAGGGTATACGATAATGGCGACATCATCAGCCAACAATTAAAACGAAATAGAAATACGCATTTCACCACTTTAAAATCTGGTATAGATTGGAACATTAATACACAAAACACCCTCACCGTGTCAGGCCTATTCGGCAGTGAAAAAATAATTGATCGTGGCGACCAGCCTTTTTTTAATGATGAACTGACAGAGCGCATCCGGCTTTGGCAGTTTTTGGAAGATGAGTTAAAAACAACTATCATGGCAACGGCCGCTTACCAGCATAAATTTAAAGAAGCAGGACATTTATTAAATCTGGGGTTTAATTATACCTTTCACCGGGAAGATGAAAAATATTTTTACGACAATATTTTGCCTGCTACCGTCGGTACGGATGCTTTTAAATTATTGTCTGACGAGCAAGTGTATGATTTCAACGTGGATTATACCAAACCGTTCAAATATGGGCAAATTGAAACTGGGGTGAAGCTCCGCAAGCACATTATCCCCACCAATATGTTGTTTATCCCAGGGATCAATTCTGTTTTAGACGTGGATGCTGGCGGAGATGCAACCTATAACGAACTCATCCCTGCGGTCTACGCCAATTATCTTTTTGAGAATAAAAAATGGGAAGCAGAACTGGGTTTGAGGATGGAATACGTAAAAATAGATTACGAGGTTGACCCCAATCACAACACCTATACCAGCGATGGTTACGACTATGTTCAGCCTTTTCCTAATATGCGATTAACCTATAAAGCTAGTGACTATAACAGATGGTCCCTCTTTTTTAACCGAAGAGTGGATCGTCCCAATGAAGTAGATATTCGTATTTTTCCTAAGTATGATGATGCAGAGATTATTAAAGTGGGCAATCCCGCCCTTCGTCCTCAGTTCACCAGCTCCGTAGAATTAGGGTACAAAACCAATTGGGAAGATGGGAGTTTGTACAGTGCCCTTTATCATCGATTTGCCGATGGAACCATTACCCGATTATCCATCACCGTTCCAGGAAGCCCTATTATTTACGCAATATTTCAAAACGTGAATAAAAGCTATAACACGGGCCTGGAAATGGTATGGTCACAAACAGTATCTCCATCCTATTCCTTTAACCTCAACCTAAATGCTTACCGAAATCAAATTGATGCCTATACTGTTGAAAACAAGTATCCCATAACCAATACCTTTTCTGCTGCCCAACAAGAAATATTTTCAGGAAACCTGAAGCTCAACAACACGGCTCGCCTATCAAATAAGGTGGATTTGCAGCTAACGGCCATTTATTTGGCCCCTGATATCATCCCACAAGGCAAAATTAAAGCGCGTTTTTCCCTGGACCTGGGACTCAAAAAGGCGATTCAAAATGGGAAAGGGGAACTCCTTTTTAATGCGACCGACCTCTTAAATACCATGGTCATCAGACAGGAAATCCAAGGCAAGGACTTTAGCTATACCAGTGATAATTATTACGAGACGCAGGTGCTTCGGTTGGTGTATAATTATAAGTTTTGA
- a CDS encoding helix-turn-helix domain-containing protein, translating to MNSLIEKITKFDQKTALSSIKFLTDSEDKATKANAKAIELRIQESGEIVSIPLKALKLLTSILSNMAQGKSIALLPTDAEITTQQAAEILNVSRPHVIKLLEKGDIPYKKVGSHRRILLQDILEYESTFKSERRKKLDYLAKEAQKLNLGYE from the coding sequence ATGAATAGTTTAATTGAAAAAATCACTAAATTCGATCAGAAAACTGCTCTTTCTTCCATAAAATTCCTTACTGATAGTGAAGACAAAGCAACGAAGGCTAATGCTAAAGCTATCGAACTAAGGATTCAAGAATCAGGTGAAATAGTTTCAATTCCACTTAAAGCACTAAAATTGCTGACTTCAATTCTTAGTAATATGGCTCAAGGCAAATCAATTGCCTTGCTACCAACTGATGCTGAAATAACCACTCAACAAGCAGCCGAAATTTTAAATGTATCTAGACCTCATGTTATTAAGTTATTGGAAAAAGGAGATATTCCTTATAAAAAAGTAGGAAGCCATAGGAGAATTTTACTCCAAGACATCCTGGAATATGAATCTACATTTAAATCTGAACGAAGAAAAAAATTAGATTACCTAGCTAAGGAGGCTCAGAAATTAAATCTTGGCTACGAATGA